One Cucurbita pepo subsp. pepo cultivar mu-cu-16 unplaced genomic scaffold, ASM280686v2 Cp4.1_scaffold000361, whole genome shotgun sequence genomic window carries:
- the LOC111785083 gene encoding uncharacterized protein LOC111785083 has translation MATLHCMFLVFSSNSDNQSSKASRGAQSVLPLALRVHSDSDVPLVSHHNPENIAFSQAGYAGDVAVIVVLICLPLLIAIKEELFLFKLSKQTMNPFVIVSIPREQLKEISKKILPSVSNVCKEPQRGEDFIILQALLSKDMALIFIATVSACGSSVAAIYNLGQIAESLKYPNHSISILVSWISIFNFFGRVFSGFVFETLTTKYKLPRPFLFGLAQVFTCIGLLSIAFPYINSVYVASLIIGFGLGAQTPLIFAIISDLFGLKHYSTLLNCGQLAVPLGSYIMNVEVIGRFYDAEATKIGNVKNGKGLTCTGTHCFSESFMILAAVTLFGAMASLVLAYRTRDFYKGDVYKKYRDDMEVKHSNVELYSSDDKNNEHKMKTHDQSK, from the coding sequence atgGCTACCCTCCATTGTATGTTTCTTGTGTTTTCTTCCAATTCGGACAATCAAAGCTCGAAAGCATCCAGAGGAGCTCAAAGTGTTCTACCACTTGCTTTACGTGTCCATAGCGATAGCGATGTTCCTCTTGTTTCTCACCATAACCCAGAGAACATTGCTTTCTCTCAAGCTGGCTATGCCGGTGACGTCGCGGTCATCGTCGTCTTAATCTGTCTGCCCCTTCTGATAGCTATTAAAGAAGaactttttctcttcaaactcaGTAAACAAACCATGAATCCTTTTGTTATTGTTTCGATTCCCCGTGAACAACTtaaggaaatttcaaaaaaaattttgcCGAGTGTCTCAAATGTATGTAAGGAGCCGCAAAGAGGAGAAGATTTCATCATCTTGCAAGCTCTTCTAAGCAAAGATATGGCTCTTATTTTCATAGCGACGGTTTCTGCATGTGGGTCGTCCGTTGCAGCCATTTACAATCTTGGGCAGATCGCCGAGTCACTTAAATATCCAAATCATTCCATAAGTATTTTGGTTTCATGGATTTCcatattcaatttctttggTCGGGTCTTCTCCGGTTTCGTCTTTGAAACCCTTACGACCAAATACAAATTACCCCGCCCTTTCCTGTTCGGTCTTGCCCAAGTTTTCACCTGCATCGGCTTGCTCTCCATCGCATTCCCTTATATAAATTCAGTCTATGTAGCTTCGTTGATCATTGGGTTTGGCCTTGGAGCCCAAACTCCATTGATATTCGCCATAATCTCTGATCTCTTCGGCCTCAAACATTACTCGACACTGCTCAACTGTGGGCAACTGGCTGTCCCACTTGGATCTTATATAATGAACGTGGAAGTAATAGGGAGGTTTTACGATGCAGAAGCCACTAAAATTGGAAATGTGAAGAATGGGAAGGGCCTAACTTGCACTGGAACTCATTGCTTTAGTGAATCGTTCATGATTTTGGCTGCAGTGACTTTGTTTGGAGCGATGGCTTCATTGGTGCTAGCTTATAGAACTCGAGACTTCTACAAAGGAGATGTATATAAGAAATACAGAGATGACATGGAGGTTAAGCATTCGAACGTGGAATTATATTCTTCCGATGATAAGAACAATGAACACAAAATGAAAACTCATGATCAAAGTAAATAA